A single genomic interval of Saccharospirillum mangrovi harbors:
- a CDS encoding pseudouridine synthase, with product MSESALRVLYEDEHLLAVDKPADLLMHPSWLDRAETDTLAGRVKTYWAGAKVHTIHRLDRPTSGVVLIARTDAVARALADAFRDHKVDKTYWAIARGFTEHRFDCDHPLKEELDAIADAQASPDKAAQPARTRFRRLGISTLDAPVSRYPQARFSLLECRPQTGRKHQIRRHLKHLRHPILGDTRYGDRHQNRWAREHLPFDSLMLRAVQLGFEHPITGMYTVISSGLSPQWQAVLANLGWAGLGMVSEPGIQTALPYRHKETL from the coding sequence ATGTCTGAGTCCGCGCTGCGCGTACTCTACGAAGACGAACATCTGCTGGCGGTCGATAAACCGGCCGACCTGCTGATGCACCCCAGTTGGCTCGACCGGGCCGAAACCGACACCTTAGCTGGCCGCGTCAAAACCTATTGGGCCGGCGCCAAGGTACACACCATTCATCGGTTGGATCGGCCAACGTCCGGCGTTGTGCTGATCGCCCGCACCGATGCGGTGGCGCGCGCTTTGGCCGACGCCTTTCGTGACCATAAGGTCGACAAAACCTATTGGGCCATCGCCCGCGGCTTCACCGAACACCGCTTCGACTGCGATCACCCGCTGAAAGAAGAACTGGATGCCATTGCCGATGCCCAGGCCAGCCCCGATAAAGCGGCACAGCCAGCGCGAACCCGGTTTCGCCGTTTGGGCATCAGCACGTTGGATGCGCCAGTCAGCCGTTACCCGCAGGCGCGATTCAGTTTGTTGGAATGCCGCCCGCAGACGGGTCGAAAACACCAGATTCGCCGCCATTTGAAGCACCTGCGACACCCGATTCTGGGTGACACCCGCTACGGCGACCGCCACCAAAATCGCTGGGCGCGGGAACATTTGCCGTTCGACAGCCTGATGCTTCGAGCCGTTCAGCTTGGCTTTGAGCACCCCATAACCGGTATGTATACCGTTATCTCCAGTGGATTGTCGCCGCAGTGGCAGGCGGTGCTGGCGAACTTGGGTTGGGCAGGGCTGGGGATGGTTTCAGAACCCGGTATTCAAACGGCACTGCCGTATCGACACAAAGAGACGTTATGA